In Deltaproteobacteria bacterium, the sequence GTGGGCGCGAGCGATGGCGGAGGTCAGCGTCGGCGCGTCGGCATCGCCCGCCCATCCCGCGGCGCTGGTGATCTCACCGGGGGCCACCGGCACGAGGGTGAACTGGTGCGGGCGCACGCGCTCGACCAGGGCCACGAGGTCCTCGCGGGGGTCGCCTTCGATGTTGAACTCGACGCGGTCGCGCAGCGGTGCGAGCAGATCGTGCAGCTCGAGCACGTCGGTCGCGGTGATGTGGCGCGCGTCGGCGCGGGGGTGCACGGTGATGCCCGGTGCGCCGGCCTCGATGCACGTGCGCGCCGCTGCGACCACGCTGGGGCGGCCAGCCGCGCGCGCGCCGTGCTGGGCGGTCCGCGAGTTCCGCAGGGTCGCGACCTTGTTGACGTTGACCGAGAGCGCAACCATGGCCGCGCTTCGCTACCAGGGCGTCGCCCATCGACGCAACCCCGCGCTCGACCCCTTCACCGCGCAGGCTCGACTTCGACGGCGCGACCGCGCCAGCGGCCAGGCGCACGTGGTGGCGAGCACCTGCGGGCGTCCTGTTCGACGGCGCTTGACGGCGACCGGGGTGGTGCGGGACCTTCCCGCCACATGGCACGCGGAGACAATCGTCGTACCCCCAAGGCGCGCCG encodes:
- a CDS encoding pyridoxine 5'-phosphate synthase, with the translated sequence MVALSVNVNKVATLRNSRTAQHGARAAGRPSVVAAARTCIEAGAPGITVHPRADARHITATDVLELHDLLAPLRDRVEFNIEGDPREDLVALVERVRPHQFTLVPVAPGEITSAAGWAGDADAPTLTSAIARAHAVGTRVSIFVDPEPAAVRWAAGLGADRVELFTEPFGRAFAQGGAAADAAFEACAVAATLAHGLGLGVNAGHDLDLDNLVRFRALPHLDEVSIGHALMSDALWHGLAATVRAYLDVLANPRAPQ